Proteins from a genomic interval of Cucumis melo cultivar AY chromosome 7, USDA_Cmelo_AY_1.0, whole genome shotgun sequence:
- the LOC103501188 gene encoding uncharacterized protein LOC103501188: MSSSNPSGKAQRDRLVEIEEQMLYLVEVPDSIRYLESRVDEISEKADTIDAVAGRVEGLPIQELLARVDALEENTNARRTINYERGESSSGFAAHMEECVNELDSAQKTLLEMINGMSEDFRVTLDVVRNEIADVNARLSLTMRAMANQAPAGGAISVSKVKIPEPKPFCGVRDAKALENYIFDLEQYFKATNTVTEEAKVTLATMHLFEDAKLWWRSRYADIQEGRCTVDTWDALKRELRSQFFPENVEILARRKLLDLRHTGEIREYVKQFAGLMLDIRDMSEKDKVFYFVEGLKPWARAKLYEQRVQDLTSAYAAAERLFDLTGDAQDVRRHKSSSLGRNRNSRPSSPKTVRRDEYTGKDRRSHQSNTENTWQRPNNQSPPKRRLSCYICGKPHMARECPNKVDFHAFQASLIVDSNDKSNHAEDEAGLIDGGERTRIGAIKYMSSLQKKSEEGHVPTKGGLLYVDTWINQKQAKSTMVDSGATHNFITEAEARRLRLRWERDSGKMKAVNSIALPIVGLVKRTTIKLGGWRGPVDFVVVKMDDFDVVLGMEFLLEHQVIPIPSAKCRAITGSFPTVVQADIRQPNGFKMISTMKLDKSRAQEEPPSVEILLGALEKLGETVPKDTLCVPEKCRGVMPSRWPKSSSMRRRTDHGVESPSEANAHAKNAYRMAPLKLIKLRKPSEMLSNTGCSIPVQATYGARVLSLKKKDRSPQQCVDRRTQNKLTVRRKCPLPMLTRRVDCPRGVKHLLKSDDRSRQCRVRTTKAKGLEKNWVTRHEAYEFPVVPLGLTDAKGGKCCSVQGQVSVLSHVGECHQGGSSREEDTQWSENLGCQVAFNGSKQAMIEGPSLGVVEATKTPEVKAEQLSCVLAEHLHHCVDGRQKNWVQLLKVTQFGYSAQTDSLIKRSPFEIEDKRHSVLPPVADGPCLGDRPQVHRVGEECEQMANIARVCLEEASRPMEEKGDQKRCPLEFEGMTKLPIDGATTSYDYLSTWTWRKTEKSRKALLTE; the protein is encoded by the coding sequence atgtcgtcgtcgaatccatcgggcaaggcccagagagaccgactagtagagatagaagagcagatgctctacctagtcgaagttcccgactccatccgctacttggagtctcgtgtCGATGAAATTTCTGAGAAAGCCGACacgatcgatgcggtagctggccgtgtcgaagggttaccaatacaagagttgttggcaagggTTGACGCCCTAGAAGAAAATACCAACGCCAGAAGAACTATTAACTACGAGCGTGGGGAGAGTTCCTCAGGCTTTGCTGCCCACATGGAAGAATGTGTCAACGAGCTTGATAGCGCTCAGAAGACActattagagatgataaacggcatgtcggaggattttagagtcaccctcgatgtcgttagaaatgaaatcgcagacgTGAATGCAAGACTGAGTCTCacgatgcgagcaatggcaaaccaagctccAGCTGGAGGAGCAATTTCGGTTAGTAAAGTAAAAATCccagaaccaaagcccttctgtggagTAAGAGATGCAAAGGCCCTGGAGAACTACATTTTCGACCTTGAACAGTACTTTAAGGCTACAAACACTGTCACCGAAGAAGCCAAAGTGACATTGGCAACGATGCATTTGTTTGAAGATGCaaagttgtggtggaggtcccgatacgCAGACATACAGGAAGGACGTTGCACTGTAGATACTTGGGACGCCCTGAAGAGAGAACTCCGCTCGCAATTTTTCcccgagaatgtggaaatcctGGCTCGGCGAAAATTGCTCGATCTAAGACACACTGGCGAGATTCGGGAGTACGTGAAACAGTTCGCAGGGTTAATGCTAGACATCCGggatatgtcagagaaagacaaagttttctattttgtcgaagggctgaaaccgtgggcgagggccaagttgtatgaacaaagggtccaagacctcacgtcagcgTATGCAGCAGCCGAACGGTTGTTCGATCTGACAGGTGACGCTCAAGATGTGAGACGTCACAAAAGCTCCTCACTTGGAAGGAACAGGAATAGTCGTCCGAGTTCCCCCAAAACTGTCAGAAGAGACGAATACACTGGTAAAGACCGAAGATCTCACCAGTCAAACACAGAGAACACATGGCAAAGGCCGAATAATCAAAGCCCACCCAAGCGCCGCCTAAGTTGTTACATATGTGGTAAGCCACATATGGCAAGAGAATGCCCGAATAAAGTCGACTTCCATGCGTTTCAGGCCTCCTTAATCGTGGATTCAAATGATAAGTCAAATCATGCTGAGGATGAAGCGGGCCTGATAGATGGGGGTGAAAGGACTCGAATAGGGGCCATAAAGTACATgtcatctctccagaaaaagtcgGAGGAGGGACATGTACCAACAAAAGGGGGCTTACtgtatgttgacacctggatcaaccaaaagcaAGCTAAGAGCACTATGGTCGATTCTGGCGCAACCCACAACTTTATTACAGAGGCAGAAGCTAGGCGTCTAAGGCTCCGTTGGGAGAGGGATTCAGGAAAGATGAAAGCCGTGAATTCCATTGCCCTACCTATCGTCGGATTGGTGAAGCGAACGAcgataaagttgggaggatggagaggccccgtagactttgtagttgtaaagatggacgactttgatgtagtgctgggaatggagttcctccttgaacatcaagtcattCCAATACCTTCAGCCAAATGTCGAGCAATTACCGGATCCTTCCCCACGGTAGTGCAAGCAGATATTCGCCAGCCTAACGGGTTCAAAATGATATCGACCATGAAACTAGACAAGAGCCGCGCCCAAGAGGAACCACCATCTGTGGAGATCTTGCTTGGGGCGTTGGAAAAGCTgggggagacagtccccaagGACACTCTGTGTGTCCCAGAGAAGTGCCGTGGTGTGATGCCAAGTAGATGGCCCAAGTCCTCGTCGATGCGGAGGAGAACCGACCATGGGGTAGAGTCGCCATCAGAGGCAAACGCgcatgcgaagaatgcttatcgcatgGCGCCGCTGAAGTTAATCAAACTTCGGAAACCATCAGAGATGTTGTCGAATACAGGGTGTAGTATACCTGTACAAGCTACGTATGGAGCCCGCGTCCTTTCcctgaagaagaaggacagaagcccacaacagtGTGTTGACCGTCGCACCCAGAATAAGCTCACGGTCCGGCGTAAATGTCCACTCCCCATGCTCACGAGGCGGGTGGACTGCCCACGTGGAGTGAAGCATCTCCTAAAGTCAGACGACCGATCGAGGCAATGTCGAGTAAGAACAACGAAGGCAAAGGGACTCGAGAAAAATTGGGTCACAAGGCATGAAGCATACGAGTTCCCCGTGGTGCCGTTGGGTCTTACTGATGCCAAGGGAGGAAAGTGTTGTTCTGTGCAGGGCCAGGTGAGCGTGCTGAGTCATGTGGGAGAGTGCCACCAAGGTGGGTCGTCGAGAGAAGAAGACACTCAGTGGAGCGAGAACCTCGGGTGTCAGGTCGCCTTCAATGGTTCGAAGCAAGCCATGATCGAGGGGCCAAGTCTTGGGGTCGTCGAGGCGACCAAGACTCCTGAAGTCAAAGCCGAGCAACTCAGTTGTGTGCTCGCAGAACACCtgcatcattgtgttgatggcagacaaaagaattgggttcaaCTGCTGAAGGTAACCCAATTCGGTTATAGTGCTCAGACCGACTCGCTGATCAAGAGAAGTCCGTTTGAGATTGAAGATAAGAGGCATTCTGTATTGCCGCCCGTCGCTGATGGCCCTTGTCTAGGGGACCGCCCTCAAGTCCACCGAGTTGGAGAAGAATGTGAACAGATGGCCAACATCGCGCGAGTAtgcctagaagaagcttcaaggccgatggAGGAGAAGGGAGATCAAAAGCGATGCCCTCTCGAGTTCGAGGGGATGACCAAGCTTCCAATTGACGGTGCAACAACGTCGTATGATTATCTGTCAACCTGGACCTGGAGGAAGACAGAGAAGTCGAGGAAGGCcttgctgacagagtaa